From the Pseudoroseomonas cervicalis genome, one window contains:
- a CDS encoding GntR family transcriptional regulator: protein MTTEPHAALQLLRTASLTSVVRQEIERMILDGSVKAGSRLNEQALAARLGVSRGPVREAIRGLEHQGLVVTVVNQGSYVRKVSVEEALELYDLRALLTGEACATLAAAPPEGAEARLAALIAAMERAAEADDAPGYYTLNLEFHAALFALGAGPRAQRIYGDLGNELNLFRRRALVQPENMRESNAEHASILAAIRARDTVAARAAGEAHIRGGKRRFGASAAGHRPSTPRQTATGGDDEQQDPPPDPATRPDPDDAAPRAARRRGRRA, encoded by the coding sequence ATGACCACCGAGCCCCATGCCGCGCTGCAGCTGCTGCGCACCGCCTCCCTGACCAGCGTCGTCCGCCAGGAGATCGAGCGGATGATCCTGGATGGCAGCGTCAAGGCGGGCAGCCGGCTGAACGAGCAGGCGCTGGCGGCGCGGCTCGGCGTCAGCCGCGGCCCGGTGCGGGAGGCGATCCGCGGGCTCGAGCATCAGGGGCTGGTGGTCACCGTGGTCAACCAGGGCAGCTATGTGCGCAAGGTCAGCGTCGAGGAGGCGCTCGAGCTCTACGACCTTCGCGCGCTGCTGACCGGCGAGGCCTGCGCCACCCTGGCCGCGGCCCCGCCCGAGGGGGCCGAGGCGCGGCTCGCCGCCCTGATCGCGGCGATGGAGCGCGCGGCGGAGGCCGATGACGCGCCCGGCTACTACACGCTGAACCTCGAATTCCATGCGGCGCTCTTCGCGCTCGGCGCCGGGCCGCGGGCGCAGCGAATCTATGGCGATCTCGGCAATGAGCTGAACCTGTTCCGTCGGCGCGCCCTCGTGCAGCCCGAGAACATGCGCGAGAGCAATGCCGAGCACGCCAGCATCCTCGCCGCCATCCGCGCCCGCGACACGGTCGCCGCGCGCGCGGCGGGGGAGGCGCATATCCGGGGCGGCAAGCGGCGCTTCGGCGCCAGCGCCGCCGGCCACCGGCCAAGCACGCCGCGACAGACGGCGACAGGAGGAGACGATGAGCAGCAAGACCCGCCCCCCGATCCCGCCACCCGGCCCGATCCTGACGATGCCGCGCCGCGCGCTGCTCGGCGCCGGGGCCGCCGGGCTTAG